The following coding sequences are from one Streptomyces sp. NBC_01232 window:
- a CDS encoding sensor histidine kinase, whose amino-acid sequence MDAKAKTRAGWDWLKGPEPWTRRMLAGDLAVAVVLGILGLGVAELDRVSWQRMLGGGVAVMALTLLRRRLPGTTLVLGSAAITALPGAFFVLPLMGWSAGRRIVGVGRALAAFTLAFVAAVGVSVLDEGSQIRPLLVIVFSTLMFLAMTVMPGLASRYWSQRRTLLRALHERNGQLLRERAMVAGQARLRERQRIAQDMHDSLGHQLALISVHTGALEVDPKLTDRQREAVGVLRQASVAAMHELREVVGILRDGVEAPAPVEEAQPAARGVAGIAGVVEAARGSGTDVRMTTTGQPRPLVAACDHAAYRIVQEAMTNAYKHAPGAPITVELRFEDDSLVVEIANGPAAGAAADEVVSGGQGLTGLRERARLVGGMVHAGPAEGGGFRVAGVLPYGAEPAGVEDVADDFGQRAQARTMAQAYAGGRARGRNGEQPMDWDAVDRELAVRVPSRTSAVAVGCGIAFAAVVLLVIVFGAGALLLMDSASDAMIGRDEFDAVHVGEGEQSVRDRLPSGENFMTAGAARKGPPRPPGSECLALLAENQPSTLGTDLIFRFCFQDGKLVEKQEYEVKQ is encoded by the coding sequence GTGGATGCGAAGGCGAAGACGCGTGCCGGCTGGGACTGGCTGAAGGGCCCGGAGCCGTGGACCCGGCGGATGCTGGCGGGGGACCTGGCGGTTGCCGTGGTGCTGGGCATCCTCGGCCTGGGCGTCGCGGAGCTCGACCGCGTTTCCTGGCAGCGCATGCTGGGCGGCGGCGTGGCGGTGATGGCGCTGACGCTGCTGCGCCGCAGGCTGCCGGGAACCACCCTCGTGCTCGGCTCGGCCGCGATCACGGCCCTGCCGGGGGCGTTCTTCGTCCTGCCGCTGATGGGCTGGTCGGCAGGGCGGCGGATCGTCGGGGTGGGCCGCGCGCTGGCCGCCTTCACGCTGGCCTTCGTGGCGGCGGTCGGTGTCAGCGTGCTGGACGAAGGGTCGCAGATACGACCGCTCCTGGTGATCGTGTTCTCCACGCTGATGTTCCTGGCGATGACCGTGATGCCCGGCCTGGCCAGCCGGTACTGGTCGCAGCGCCGCACCCTGCTGCGCGCGCTCCATGAGCGCAACGGGCAGCTGCTGCGCGAGCGGGCCATGGTCGCCGGGCAGGCGAGGCTGCGCGAGCGCCAGCGCATCGCCCAGGACATGCACGACAGCCTGGGCCACCAGCTGGCCCTGATCTCCGTGCACACAGGGGCGCTTGAGGTGGATCCGAAACTCACCGACCGTCAGCGCGAGGCGGTGGGTGTGCTGCGACAGGCCTCGGTGGCCGCGATGCACGAGCTGCGCGAGGTCGTCGGCATCCTGCGCGACGGGGTGGAGGCGCCCGCGCCCGTGGAGGAGGCCCAGCCCGCGGCCCGCGGGGTGGCCGGTATCGCGGGGGTCGTGGAGGCGGCGCGGGGCTCGGGGACCGATGTCCGGATGACCACGACGGGGCAGCCGCGGCCGCTGGTCGCGGCGTGCGACCACGCCGCGTACAGGATCGTGCAGGAGGCGATGACGAACGCGTACAAGCACGCTCCGGGGGCGCCGATCACGGTGGAGCTGCGGTTCGAGGACGACTCGCTGGTGGTGGAGATCGCCAATGGGCCGGCGGCGGGAGCCGCGGCGGACGAGGTGGTCTCGGGCGGGCAGGGCCTGACGGGACTGCGCGAGCGGGCCCGGCTGGTCGGCGGAATGGTGCACGCGGGCCCCGCCGAGGGCGGCGGGTTCCGGGTGGCGGGTGTCCTGCCGTACGGGGCCGAGCCGGCCGGCGTGGAGGACGTGGCCGACGACTTCGGACAGCGGGCCCAGGCCCGGACGATGGCGCAGGCGTATGCGGGCGGCCGGGCGCGTGGGCGCAACGGCGAACAGCCGATGGACTGGGACGCGGTGGACCGGGAGCTGGCCGTGCGCGTGCCCAGCCGCACCAGCGCCGTCGCGGTGGGCTGCGGGATCGCGTTCGCCGCGGTGGTGCTGCTGGTGATCGTGTTCGGCGCCGGAGCGCTGCTGCTGATGGACTCGGCCAGTGACGCGATGATCGGCCGGGACGAGTTCGACGCCGTGCACGTGGGCGAGGGGGAGCAGTCCGTCCGGGACCGGCTGCCGAGCGGGGAGAACTTCATGACCGCCGGGGCCGCCCGGAAGGGACCGCCCAGGCCACCGGGTTCGGAGTGTCTGGCCCTGCTGGCCGAGAACCAGCCGAGCACCCTGGGAACGGACCTGATCTTCCGGTTCTGCTTCCAGGACGGCAAGCTCGTGGAAAAGCAGGAGTACGAGGTCAAGCAGTAG
- a CDS encoding response regulator transcription factor — protein MTAEVIRVVIADDEPLIRAGIRMILTSAPDIEVVAEGANGREAVELARSHAPDVVLLDIQMPVMDGLTALGELRRAVPEVRALILTTFGEKENVLRALGEGGAGFLLKDSAPGELIGAVRAAAAGDAYLSPGATRHVVDQLASGKAAVRGEVARRQVAELSERERGVLALLGEGLSNADAGRRLHMSEATVKTYVSRILAKLGCENRVQAALLARDAGL, from the coding sequence GTGACAGCCGAAGTGATCAGAGTGGTGATCGCCGACGACGAACCACTGATCCGGGCCGGGATCAGGATGATCCTGACCTCGGCGCCGGACATCGAGGTCGTCGCGGAAGGGGCCAACGGCAGGGAGGCGGTGGAGCTGGCCCGCTCGCACGCGCCCGACGTGGTGCTGCTGGACATCCAGATGCCGGTGATGGACGGCCTGACCGCGCTGGGGGAGCTGCGGCGGGCCGTGCCGGAGGTGCGGGCGCTGATCCTGACCACTTTCGGGGAGAAGGAGAACGTGCTGCGGGCGCTGGGCGAGGGCGGTGCGGGCTTCCTGCTCAAGGACTCGGCTCCGGGCGAGCTGATCGGGGCGGTCCGGGCGGCCGCGGCCGGGGACGCCTACCTCTCGCCCGGGGCGACCCGGCACGTGGTGGACCAGCTGGCCTCGGGGAAGGCCGCCGTGCGCGGTGAGGTGGCCCGGCGTCAGGTGGCGGAGCTCAGCGAGCGCGAGCGCGGTGTGCTGGCGCTGCTGGGCGAGGGGCTGTCCAACGCGGACGCGGGCCGCCGGCTGCACATGAGCGAGGCGACCGTGAAGACGTACGTGAGCCGGATCCTGGCGAAGCTGGGCTGCGAGAACCGCGTGCAGGCCGCACTGCTGGCCAGGGACGCCGGGCTCTAG